Proteins encoded together in one Marispirochaeta sp. window:
- a CDS encoding transposase has protein sequence MITFTVPAPFRTVFRQHQRFAYAAFFAATSGIMKKLASEQTWFPGDVPGFFGVLHTRGRQLQYHPHIHYVVPGGAFSSEDHSRHPCRKAFYLPVRVAAKLVKHRMYTALKRNGLLSSVDAAAWSQDWNVNSQPAGSGERSIRYLASYVFRTAISDSRIVAIEDNHILFRYTDSATGAEKLLRLQACEFIRRFLQHVLPSGFMKIRCYGFLHPSSSIPVALAILLLEARAGIPSRRRTKRLPPVSSQNRRCCICDGAISYLFISPVKHGGISPSGFT, from the coding sequence ATGATTACCTTCACCGTTCCGGCGCCGTTCCGCACGGTATTTCGACAGCATCAACGATTCGCCTATGCCGCCTTTTTCGCCGCCACGTCCGGTATCATGAAAAAACTTGCTTCCGAACAGACCTGGTTTCCGGGGGATGTTCCGGGATTCTTCGGCGTACTGCATACCCGGGGCCGGCAACTCCAGTACCACCCTCACATCCACTATGTCGTTCCCGGTGGTGCTTTCTCTTCAGAAGATCATAGCCGGCACCCCTGCCGGAAGGCATTCTATCTTCCCGTCCGCGTAGCAGCTAAACTGGTGAAACACCGGATGTACACGGCCCTGAAGCGAAACGGGCTGCTGTCATCTGTCGATGCCGCAGCCTGGAGCCAGGATTGGAACGTCAACTCCCAACCAGCCGGAAGCGGGGAACGAAGTATTCGCTACCTCGCTTCCTACGTTTTTCGTACCGCTATTTCCGACAGCCGGATTGTCGCCATCGAGGACAACCACATCCTCTTCCGCTACACTGATTCAGCCACTGGGGCTGAGAAGCTGCTGCGTCTTCAGGCATGTGAGTTTATCAGGCGATTCCTCCAGCATGTGCTCCCTTCAGGATTCATGAAGATCCGCTGCTATGGATTCCTGCATCCATCGTCTTCCATTCCCGTAGCCCTGGCTATTCTCCTCCTCGAGGCACGAGCCGGCATCCCATCCCGGAGGAGAACGAAACGTCTGCCTCCTGTATCCAGTCAGAACCGCCGCTGTTGTATATGCGACGGAGCCATCTCTTATCTTTTTATCAGTCCTGTGAAACATGGAGGGATTTCACCATCAGGGTTTACGTAA
- a CDS encoding aminotransferase class I/II-fold pyridoxal phosphate-dependent enzyme translates to MGKLRIDSYRKIQDVPLETWNRLAPREAVGLESNHLLANEESRINALSPWYLICYDDDTAVGIIYAFSITLNLAEMAGIYPADVLATVNTWRSGFMETRVLEVGHIASVGRTVCIDPVVLKKFWPLVNAELDRIAAAENAALCFIRDIEQPLWNDFAELEDFAYIPVEGFPLAQLDLPWDSFDGYLGALKSKRRNDLKKRMGKLTANPRIEIRIISDYAWLAEDMARLWTQVAKKNNGYSHEKLTPHWFRMMAKHLSDRSHVLAFFLDGRLVAFGLNLVGDEEFFGMAEGLDYELRDEYALYANCFLESIRIACSLGKKRINLGITTYDFKMSLGAVPQRCRYYMKDCRGGTFTAVYADLFKEVIELPGTSHSPFRQEQAIEVSESPAPNETEQGGKPDPFRHHLQSSRLGRVRLAGMYRYFPVFTGPQGPVVEYENREVIMMGSNSYLGLANHPRVREAMHTALDRYGSGCSGSPLLNGTLDVHRELARQLAVFTGKDDAMLYSTGYQANVGALSALVGRHDVLIMDRRNHASLIDGARLSGAKLVRYEHNNVHSLEQVLARHADEACLIVSDSVFSMEGTIIDLPAMVALKKRYGARLMLDESHAIGVFGKNGRGIAEHYGLGSEVDIIMGTFSKSFASVGGFIAGDAAIIDSLRHNSRGHIFSASLPPTAVAAVLAALKLIESEPWRRDVLKRNAIFLGEGLRSLGYRVDTSESPIVPVFCGHEVIALGAYARLLDLGVYVNPVLSPAVPQGQEVLRVSVMATHEQTHLDRALEAFAFLRTSSWPAPVRPEAKTEPECVPDFRLQEWGNTDDCEELR, encoded by the coding sequence ATGGGTAAACTGAGAATTGACAGCTACCGCAAAATCCAGGATGTTCCGCTGGAAACCTGGAACCGGTTGGCCCCCAGAGAAGCCGTGGGGCTTGAATCAAATCACCTTCTGGCGAATGAAGAATCACGCATCAATGCTCTGAGTCCCTGGTATCTGATATGTTATGATGACGACACCGCTGTCGGCATAATATACGCTTTTTCCATCACGCTGAATCTTGCTGAAATGGCAGGAATCTATCCCGCCGATGTTCTTGCGACGGTAAATACCTGGCGCAGCGGGTTCATGGAAACGCGTGTGCTTGAAGTCGGCCATATCGCATCTGTCGGACGGACAGTCTGCATCGATCCCGTGGTTCTGAAAAAGTTCTGGCCGCTGGTCAATGCCGAACTCGACAGGATTGCCGCGGCCGAAAATGCGGCCCTCTGCTTTATTCGGGATATAGAACAGCCCCTATGGAATGATTTTGCGGAACTGGAAGATTTCGCATACATACCGGTCGAGGGATTTCCCCTGGCTCAGCTTGATTTGCCGTGGGATTCGTTTGATGGCTATCTTGGTGCCCTGAAGTCAAAGCGGCGGAATGATCTGAAAAAACGAATGGGAAAGCTGACTGCCAATCCGCGTATTGAAATCAGGATCATTTCTGATTATGCCTGGCTGGCTGAGGATATGGCACGATTGTGGACCCAGGTCGCCAAAAAAAACAATGGGTATTCCCACGAAAAATTGACTCCTCATTGGTTCAGAATGATGGCTAAGCACCTGAGTGACAGAAGTCATGTTCTTGCCTTTTTTCTTGATGGCCGGCTGGTTGCTTTCGGTTTGAATCTTGTCGGTGATGAAGAGTTTTTTGGCATGGCAGAGGGGCTGGATTATGAATTGCGGGATGAATATGCCCTTTATGCCAATTGTTTTCTGGAATCCATCAGGATTGCCTGCAGTCTGGGGAAAAAACGCATCAATCTGGGCATTACGACTTATGATTTCAAAATGTCGCTGGGAGCTGTTCCCCAGCGATGCCGTTATTACATGAAGGATTGCCGGGGTGGTACGTTTACTGCAGTGTACGCCGATCTTTTCAAGGAAGTTATTGAACTTCCCGGGACCAGTCATAGCCCCTTCCGGCAGGAGCAGGCAATAGAAGTGTCTGAAAGCCCTGCTCCGAACGAGACGGAGCAGGGCGGCAAGCCTGATCCGTTCCGTCATCACCTTCAATCCAGTCGGTTGGGACGCGTACGTCTTGCGGGAATGTACCGGTATTTTCCCGTTTTTACGGGACCGCAGGGACCCGTTGTAGAATATGAAAACCGCGAAGTCATCATGATGGGATCCAATTCCTATCTGGGTCTTGCCAATCACCCCAGGGTACGTGAGGCCATGCACACTGCTCTTGACCGGTATGGAAGCGGCTGCTCAGGTTCCCCCTTGCTGAATGGAACCCTGGATGTCCACAGGGAACTGGCCCGGCAGCTTGCTGTTTTCACGGGAAAAGATGACGCCATGCTTTACAGTACGGGATATCAGGCAAATGTCGGGGCGCTTTCCGCATTGGTCGGACGTCATGATGTTCTGATCATGGATCGGCGGAATCATGCCAGCCTGATTGATGGAGCCCGGCTTTCGGGCGCCAAACTTGTCCGGTATGAGCACAACAATGTGCATTCACTCGAACAGGTTCTTGCGCGTCATGCTGATGAAGCATGTCTGATCGTCAGTGACAGTGTTTTCAGCATGGAGGGAACCATCATCGATCTTCCTGCCATGGTCGCATTGAAAAAACGCTATGGCGCGCGGTTGATGCTTGATGAGTCGCATGCCATTGGTGTTTTCGGGAAAAATGGAAGGGGCATTGCCGAACATTACGGCCTCGGCAGTGAGGTTGATATCATCATGGGGACTTTCAGCAAATCGTTCGCATCTGTCGGTGGTTTCATCGCCGGCGATGCAGCCATTATTGACAGTCTCCGCCACAATTCCCGGGGTCACATCTTCTCGGCCAGCCTTCCCCCGACGGCTGTCGCGGCGGTTCTGGCTGCGCTGAAATTGATTGAATCCGAACCCTGGCGCCGTGATGTTCTGAAAAGAAATGCTATATTTCTGGGTGAAGGATTACGGTCTCTGGGGTACCGGGTCGATACGTCTGAATCTCCCATCGTACCCGTATTCTGCGGGCACGAGGTAATTGCCCTCGGGGCATACGCCCGGCTGCTCGATCTGGGAGTCTATGTCAATCCGGTTTTATCTCCTGCTGTCCCCCAAGGGCAGGAGGTCCTGCGTGTAAGTGTGATGGCAACACATGAACAGACACACCTGGATCGCGCGCTGGAGGCTTTTGCCTTTTTGAGAACATCTTCCTGGCCGGCACCGGTACGTCCGGAGGCCAAAACAGAACCTGAATGTGTACCCGATTTCCGGCTACAGGAGTGGGGGAATACCGATGACTGCGAGGAATTGCGATGA
- a CDS encoding HEPN domain-containing protein: MKEKVKEWMKYAELDYKSALKLSEDENLTSTAAFHCQQSVEKYLKALIENKDNPVPKVHTLQVLMNTVMKTYKIGYDHDVLDQINDVYIDTRYPSSTGLIPEGIPKKETITIFLSFVEDLKEKVEEILK, encoded by the coding sequence ATGAAAGAAAAAGTTAAAGAATGGATGAAATACGCTGAATTAGATTATAAATCAGCATTGAAACTAAGCGAAGATGAAAACTTGACCTCCACTGCTGCGTTTCACTGTCAACAATCTGTTGAAAAATATTTAAAAGCTTTGATAGAAAATAAAGATAATCCCGTACCGAAAGTACACACTCTACAAGTATTAATGAATACTGTTATGAAAACCTACAAGATTGGATATGATCATGATGTATTAGATCAAATCAATGATGTTTATATTGATACGCGATATCCATCGTCAACTGGATTAATTCCTGAAGGAATTCCCAAGAAAGAAACAATAACTATTTTTCTTTCGTTCGTTGAAGATCTAAAAGAGAAGGTAGAGGAAATCTTAAAATAA
- a CDS encoding transposase has translation MITFTVQAPFRTLFRQHQRFAYAAFFAATSGIMKKLASEQTWFPGDVPGFFGVLHTRGRQLQYHPHIHYVVPGGAFSSEDHSRHPCRKAFYLPVRVAAKLVKHRMYTALKRNGLLSSVDAAAWSQDWNVNSQPAGSGERSIRYLASYVFRTAISDSRIVAIEDTTTSSFATLIQPLGLRSCCAFRHLSFNRNRQSFPINKKRYCRSGLLEHWIESTVKVDSILEVIKQSPLF, from the coding sequence ATGATTACCTTCACCGTTCAGGCGCCGTTCCGCACGCTATTTCGACAGCATCAACGATTCGCCTATGCCGCCTTTTTCGCCGCCACGTCCGGTATCATGAAAAAACTTGCTTCCGAACAGACCTGGTTTCCGGGGGATGTTCCGGGATTCTTCGGCGTACTGCATACCCGGGGCCGGCAACTCCAGTACCACCCTCACATCCACTATGTCGTTCCCGGTGGTGCTTTCTCTTCAGAAGATCATAGCCGGCACCCCTGCCGGAAGGCATTCTATCTTCCCGTCCGCGTAGCAGCAAAACTGGTGAAACACCGGATGTACACGGCCCTGAAGCGAAACGGTCTGCTGTCATCTGTCGATGCCGCAGCCTGGAGCCAGGATTGGAACGTCAACTCCCAACCAGCCGGAAGCGGGGAACGAAGTATTCGCTACCTCGCTTCCTACGTTTTTCGTACCGCTATTTCCGACAGCCGGATTGTCGCTATCGAGGACACAACCACATCCTCTTTCGCTACACTGATTCAGCCACTGGGGCTGAGAAGCTGCTGCGCCTTCAGGCATTTGTCTTTCAATAGGAACCGGCAATCATTTCCCATTAATAAGAAACGATACTGTCGATCAGGGCTTCTTGAACATTGGATTGAATCGACCGTGAAGGTCGACTCAATCCTTGAAGTTATAAAGCAATCGCCTTTATTTTAA
- a CDS encoding nucleotidyltransferase domain-containing protein: MSTLLPIDYLNETVESLKTLNPVKIVLFGSTVRGDTHEWSDLDLLVVLDTEKIPQSYEEKMKIKLAVRKTIREQSYKVPIDILVYTRPEYDALTAQNSSFIKEIQSEGKTLYERKS; the protein is encoded by the coding sequence ATGAGTACACTTTTACCAATTGACTATTTAAATGAAACGGTAGAATCTCTAAAAACTCTGAATCCAGTTAAGATTGTACTGTTTGGATCTACCGTGCGTGGGGATACACATGAATGGAGTGATTTAGATCTTCTGGTTGTCCTGGATACTGAAAAGATTCCTCAGTCATACGAAGAAAAAATGAAGATAAAACTCGCTGTAAGAAAAACAATACGCGAGCAAAGCTATAAAGTACCAATAGATATTCTAGTATATACCCGTCCGGAATATGATGCTCTAACAGCACAAAATAGTTCTTTCATCAAAGAAATCCAATCAGAAGGGAAAACACTTTATGAAAGAAAAAGTTAA
- a CDS encoding nucleoside deaminase: MQILEEAMRVAITEAKKSLKEGNHGFGAVIVKENKIIAKAHDTEETDNDPTSHAEINVIKIASKKYDKNLSDCTIISTHEPCPMCSSAILWSKIRKVGYGFSIAESLKQDRKRIDISCKEIFERSGIVLDLKTDMLKDECQILYNKNVRDEIKRLRRVNKQKLYEYNEDSIKRRLLWFKENKDNFDFINENTLESAYKLLLCRFGINENDAPVILKENNKILFHSMNFCPTLEACKILDLDTRYICRRYNEKSTDILIKQIDQKLRFDRNYQKLRPYYEYCEEMIIKE, from the coding sequence ATGCAAATATTAGAAGAAGCAATGAGAGTTGCAATTACCGAAGCAAAAAAGAGCTTAAAAGAAGGCAATCATGGATTTGGAGCTGTTATAGTTAAAGAAAATAAAATTATAGCAAAAGCTCATGATACAGAAGAAACTGATAACGATCCGACATCCCATGCGGAAATTAATGTAATAAAAATAGCTTCTAAAAAATATGATAAAAATCTTTCTGATTGTACTATTATTTCAACTCATGAACCTTGTCCAATGTGCTCTTCCGCAATACTTTGGTCAAAGATTAGGAAAGTAGGATATGGATTCTCTATAGCAGAATCTCTAAAACAAGATAGAAAAAGGATCGATATATCATGTAAAGAGATATTTGAAAGGTCAGGAATTGTTTTAGACCTCAAAACTGATATGCTAAAAGACGAATGTCAAATTCTTTATAATAAAAATGTTCGAGATGAAATAAAGCGACTACGAAGAGTAAATAAACAAAAACTTTATGAATATAATGAAGATTCAATAAAACGACGTCTCTTATGGTTTAAGGAAAACAAAGATAATTTTGATTTTATTAATGAGAATACATTGGAAAGTGCATACAAATTATTGTTATGTCGATTTGGCATTAATGAGAATGATGCACCCGTTATTTTAAAAGAGAATAATAAGATACTTTTTCATTCAATGAATTTTTGTCCGACACTTGAAGCATGCAAAATATTAGATTTAGATACACGATATATCTGTAGGCGATATAATGAAAAATCCACAGATATTCTGATAAAGCAAATTGATCAAAAATTGCGTTTTGATAGAAATTACCAGAAATTAAGACCATATTATGAATATTGTGAAGAAATGATTATAAAAGAATAG